In a single window of the Podospora pseudocomata strain CBS 415.72m chromosome 2 map unlocalized CBS415.72m_2, whole genome shotgun sequence genome:
- a CDS encoding uncharacterized protein (EggNog:ENOG503PGWV) encodes MAKPEPMEMIHETCFKPRTPVMVGPAAEIMMFTVKPKNKTTQDRDVPMVQPGRSASMKAAITKKTSVRIRNWVKRSNSSGEIVSRGPNSSWPEITHLGGGRVNDEQNPITEPSPIPRSRAVSADSRRTQWLDFYSQDVTCSRLPSANPPPRQASLTGIRPPDRDAVDLRPLPLRVSSLERKGEPSPMLTRKGSRWKALPVLPSQKQNADLSTESADVEKLMGKIMLDSLSLPTGSNDKTATQALDPRTILTNTVYTATPVTGLRTPPPTPDSASGSTATAITITRPMGSDSTEELPARKYSVHLSRPKYSLQERMWLHRNYRGEAPFLAAWGLDIASQQDREEGMGIVKELMLEESKRRV; translated from the exons ATGGCAAAACCTGAGCCCATGGAGATGATCCACGAAACTTGTTTCAAACCGAGGACGCCGGTCATGGTTGGACCGGCAGCTGAAATCATGATGTTTACTGTCAAGCCGAAAAACAAGACTACTCAGGACCGTGACGTGCCCATGGTTCAGCCAGGACGGTCGGCCTCCATGAAAgctgccatcaccaaaaagaCGAGCGTCCGGATACGGAACTGGGTGAAGAGATCCAACAGCAGCGG AGAGATAGTTTCTAGAGGCCCAAACAGTTCGTGGCCAGAGATCACGCATCTTGGCGGTGGCCGTGTCAACGACGAGCAAAATCCCATCACTGAGCCGAGCCCTATACCGCGAAGCCGAGCAGTCTCTGCGGACAGTAGGCGAACTCAGTGGCTCGACTTTTATTCGCAAGATGTGACATGCTCGCGGCTGCCATCAGCAAATCCGCCACCGAGACAAGCATCCTTGACGGGGATACGTCCTCCTGACAGGGATGCTGTCGACCTCCGTCCCCTTCCGCTTCGAGTTTCGTCACTAGAACGGAAAGGCGAGCCCTCCCCGATGCTGACACGGAAAGGCTCCAGGTGGAAGGCGCTTCCAGTTCTCCCTTCTCAAAAGCAGAACGCGGACCTGTCCACTGAGTCTGCAGATGTTGAAAAGCTGATGGGAAAGATCATGCTGGACAGCCTCTCGCTGCCGACAGGGAGTAATGACAAAACTGCTACCCAGGCGCTTGATCCCAGAACCATACTCACAAATACCGTCTATACAGCCACCCCGGTGACAGGGCTAAGAACGCCGCCACCGACACCAGATAGTGCAAGCGGCAGCACAGCAACGGCGATTACCATCACCAGACCGATGGGCAGCGATAGCACCGAGGAACTTCCGGCCCGAAAATACTCGGTACATCTCTCTCGCCCGAAATACAGTCTCCAGGAGCGCATGTGGCTCCATCGAAACTACCGTGGCGAAGCACCCTTCCTCGCAGCATGGGGACTGGACATTGCTTCTCAGCAGGATCGAGAGGAAGGTATGGGTATAGTGAAGGAGTTGATGCTGGAGGAGAGTAAGAGACGGGTATAG
- a CDS encoding uncharacterized protein (EggNog:ENOG503P8BT) yields MKTVLYNLDLHFTVEPSSLIRAALLTLVALLVATISTLTSEAMARKKKSGAARKGIDGQLALPRHDMDPRPETSPYASPTCTVPFASPLTLPKDILLRSPRLHAAYEDNLPELPGISDDVGHVLVHYLHTGTYETLKPKAADDLPRQIAELKTSIQAYAAAKHYDLPDLMKLAEAKIERYGEGLPLPSLLEVARDAHPNLCDNDDWFLNFLRAKIRPHLKDAKALRESDLLDQISNILSPNRVLLRTVLEIFCESYVPKPQPPPPSQQAAPQQPQSQQQQQQPSTPGSSRATSPPPAPGTPMSNIDLRSRTISREDSFPTPSSRKSTKTAVPWPSQDETSGTDGQHDSPNEASSDPFLPALPVQTSEQVQVEEPLAQSKPVFELDPISETPIVVEHEEPAREAFREVVEEIKVKAHEQVHTEDLAHLAPVLEEEKEKEKQVEKLGPVPTLAKQRERADSGKHIDMDPEPAGEFRALPVLQEGPTSSVPIVISDKVPALEPKINPRAALRQADSGFWSEIDTASEHEQAVVGKEALAPAVVEVEVPLTPPLQEVLPVAEINELDSAPSKAGDDQERDQNKPSVAAPINDNAKLDSPKDETKEEASEPAKEEAETASQPALSALLLSPKPAIALPSKLELPAEILEAVSASVAEDTQEQKEDDKKDKMEKSVFPATHLSQEGPSISKEPEVAEAAPAPKVEVENTVTQGTQEDADKVPDVADTVGPAESQTAEQKPQPESEPAASTVEQPQPVPVVVPKASRARSLRSLKNGVMGRGSSSSLHLTLARTRSKFSSSNKNLPVSVSIPAAESSSASKPEAEAPAIKGKSQSPAVVSGSGGGWKKKLFRYPVLFGRGM; encoded by the exons ATGAAGACTGTTCTCTacaacctcgacctccaCTTCACTGTCGAACCATCCAGTCTCATCCGGGCTGCCCTCTTGACTCTCGttgccctcctcgtcgccaccatatccaccctcaccagcgAAGCCATGGccagaaaaaagaagagcgGTGCCGCCAGGAAGGGAATCGACGGCCAGCTTGCTCTCCCCAGGCACGACATGGATCCCCGTCCCGAGACTTC ACCATACGCAAGCCCCACCTGCACAGTTCCTTTTGCAAGCCCCTTGACGCTGCCCAaggacatcctcctcagaaGCCCCAGGCTCCACGCCGCCTATGAGGATAACCTTCCCGAGCTTCCAGGGATCTCGGATGACGTTGGCCACGTTCTTGTACATTACCTCCACACCGGCACCTACGAGACCCTCAAGCCAAAGGCTGCCGACGACCTCCCACGCCAGATTGCCGAGCTCAAGACCAGCATCCAGGCCTACGCCGCCGCGAAACACTACGACCTCCCAGACCTCATGAAGCttgccgaggccaagattgaAAGGTATGGCGAGGGCCTgcccctcccttccctgCTGGAGGTGGCCAGAGACGCCCACCCCAACCTCTGCGACAATGACGATTGGTTTTTGAATTTTTTAAGGGCAAAGATTCGTCCTCATCTCAAGGACGCCAAGGCCCTCCGAGAATCCGACCTGCTGGACCAAATCAGCAACATCCTTTCTCCCAACCGGGTGCTGCTCCGCACCGTCCTGGAAATATTCTGTGAGAGCTATGTCCCCAAGCCGCagcctccacccccatcacaacAGGCTGCcccacaacagccacagagccagcagcagcagcagcagcctagCACCCCCGGCAGCTCGAGGGCgacatcacctcccccagcaccGGGGACTCCCATGTCCAACATAGACCTCAGATCCAGGACCATCTCCAGGGAGGACTCATTCCCGACGCCGTCCTCCAGGAAGAGCACCAAGACAGCCGTGCCCTGGCCCTCCCAGGACGAAACGAGTGGGACTGACGGTCAGCATGATTCGCCCAACGAGGCGTCTTCTGACCCCTTCCTGCCCGCCTTGCCCGTTCAGACTTCAGAACAGGTGCAGGTGGAAGAGCCACTGGCACAGTCGAAGCCCGTGTTTGAGCTGGACCCCATCTCGGAGACGCCAATTGTGGTCGAGCATGAGGAGCCGGCCCGTGAGGCATTCAGAGAGGTGGTCGAGGAAATCAAGGTGAAGGCGCACGAACAAGTGCACACCGAAGACTTGGCCCATCTCGCCCCGgtgcttgaggaggagaaggagaaggagaagcaggtcGAAAAGCTTGGCCCTGTTCCGACCCTCGCAAAGCAGCGCGAGCGCGCCGACTCAGGCAAGCACATCGACATGGACCCAGAGCCGGCGGGCGAGTTCAGAGCTCTCCCAGTTCTCCAGGAGGGTCCCACCTCGTCGGTCCCCATTGTGATCTCCGACAAAGTGCCTGCCCTTGAGCCCAAGATCAATCCTCGTGCGGCCTTGAGACAAGCCGATTCGGGGTTTTGGTCCGAAATCGATACTGCCTCGGAGCACGAGCAGGCCGTCGTCGGCAAGGAGGCTCTTGCTCCTGCGGttgtcgaggtggaggtaCCTCTGACCCCACCTCTGCAGGAGGTTCTGCCCGTGGCCGAGATCAACGAGCTCGACAGTGCCCCCTCCAAGGCTGGGGATGATCAGGAGCGGGACCAAAACAAGCCTTCCGTTGCTGCGCCTATCAATGATAACGCCAAGCTCGATTCGCCCAAGGacgagaccaaggaggaggcctCTGAACCGGCTAaagaggaggccgagacTGCCTCCCAACCGGCCCTGTCAGCCTTGCTTCTTTCCCCCAAGCCCGCCATTGCGCTTCCTAGCAAGCTCGAGCTTCCAGCTGAAATCCTCGAGGCGGTTTCTGCCTCCGTCGCTGAAGACACCCAGGAACAAAAAGAGGatgacaagaaggacaagatgGAGAAGTCAGTCTTCCCCGCCACCCATCTCTCCCAAGAAGGGCCCTCGATTTCCAAAGAG CCCGAAGTCGCTGAAGCTGCGCCCGCTCCAAAAGTGGAGGTCGAGAACACCGTCACCCAAGGGACCCAGGAGGACGCCGACAAAGTTCCCGACGTTGCTGACACCGTTGGGCCCGCTGAGTCCCAAACGGCTGAGCAGAAGCCGCAGCCGGAGTCGGAGCCCGCTGCGTCGACCGTTGAGCAGCCACAGCCCGTTCCAGTCGTCGTCCCGAAGGCCAGCAGAGCGAGGAGCCTCAGGAGCCTCAAGAACGGCGTCATGGGCAGGGGttcctcttcgtccctcCACCTCACACTCGCAAGGACGCGCTCCAAGTtttccagcagcaacaagaaccTCCCCGTCTCCGTTTCAATTCCAGCTGCCGAGTCTTCATCGGCGTCTAAGCCAGAGGCTGAAGCCCCAGCAATCAAAGGCAAATCCCAAAGTCCGGCAGTAGTTTcgggcagcggcggcggctggaaGAAAAAGCTCTTCCGCTACCCGGTTCTCTTTGGTCGTGGCATGTGA
- a CDS encoding uncharacterized protein (COG:O; EggNog:ENOG503PBIG): MHVFINGACPWLNPHLRKFILDHVPDAIFYDSFEDFPNEPLEESFQYLDGWEIGRNFAILNNSKNGLINAYPSSDALARKDYLARVVDFWRAKRPESKLPDHVPLTVRLSLDYAEYVDESLTAADDLTLLYSLEQNESREPIERDWWILKPALIDCGAGIRIFSTVEELASHLELAEYEYTDDEEEAEEEEEREKEKEKDGVSLSLPGLNALDALVTTISGFGLDEKKAQGGGKGDHKRMQYVFKKDGRIPSAQMREFVAQQYIVRIPPVEGKKWHVRAYVLAMGRLKVHVFRELLALLACEDYQPPWENPSLRSSLTNTALQDEDEFVSNESMRDFWSDAVPEKLLGDGWKEGVWDQICNVTAELFKAAAHTMADKFTTVGKSFELFAADFLVDDNGKVWLLEVNETPAFYNHDKAGELALRLMESVVFAAMEHMGKARAGDGKFDAVKNRFVKVLDETTNLPKSQITEINCS, translated from the coding sequence ATGCACGTCTTCATCAACGGGGCCTGCCCTTGGCTCAACCCCCATCTTCGCAAGTTCATTCTCGACCATGTCCCCGACGCCATCTTCTATGACAGTTTTGAGGACTTTCCCAATGAGCCCCTGGAGGAGTCCTTTCAGTACCTGGACGGCTGGGAGATTGGACGCAACTTTGCAATTCTCAACAACTCCAAGAACGGGCTGATCAACGCCTACCCGTCCAGCGACGCTTTGGCACGCAAGGACTACCTCGCCAGGGTGGTCGACTTTTGGCGGGCAAAGAGACCCGAGAGCAAGCTGCCCGACCATGTTCCCCTCACTGTGAGGCTCTCGCTTGACTACGCCGAGTACGTAGACGAGTCGCTCACAGCGGCCGACGATCTGACCTTGCTGTACTCGCTGGAACAGAATGAGAGCCGCGAGCCAATTGAGAGAGACTGGTGGATTTTGAAGCCGGCGCTGATTGATTGTGGCGCGGGAATCCGAATCTTCAGCACTGTGGAGGAATTGGCTAGTCACCTGGAATTGGCCGAGTACGAGTAcactgatgatgaggaagaggcagaggaagaggaagagagagaaaaggaaaaggaaaaggatggCGTCTCCCTGTCGTTGCCCGGACTGAATGCTTTGGACGCGTTGGTCACAACCATCAGCGGGTTTGGGCttgacgagaagaaggcgcaGGGTGGGGGCAAAGGCGACCACAAACGAATGCAGTACGTCTTCAAGAAGGACGGACGGATTCCTTCGGCACAGATGCGGGAGTTTGTCGCGCAGCAATACATTGTCCGCATACCACCAGTTGAGGGCAAGAAGTGGCATGTCAGGGCGTACGTCTTGGCCATGGGTCGTTTGAAGGTTCACGTGTTCCGAGAACTACTCGCTCTTTTAGCCTGCGAGGACTACCAGCCCCCATGGGAGAACCCAAGCTTGCGGTCGAGCCTCACCAACACGGCTCTccaggatgaggacgagTTTGTCAGTAACGAGTCCATGAGAGACTTTTGGTCGGACGCAGtgcccgagaagctgttgggggatgggtggAAGGAGGGCGTCTGGGACCAGATATGCAACGTGACAGCGGAACTGTTCAAGGCTGCTGCGCACACCATGGCTGATAAGTTCACCACGGTTGGCAAATCGTTTGAGCTTTTCGCTGCTGACTTTTTGGTCGATGACAACGGAAAGGTGTGGCTGTTGGAGGTGAACGAAACACCGGCCTTTTACAACCATGACAAGGCTGGAGAGCTGGCGCTTCGGCTGATGGAGAGCGTTGTGTTTGCCGCAATGGAGCACATGGGCAAGGCGCGAGCTGGGGATGGGAAGTTCGATGCTGTTAAGAATCGATTTGTCAAGGTGTTGGACGAAACCACAAACCTGCCTAAGAGTCAGATTACAGAGATAAACTGTTCTTGA
- a CDS encoding uncharacterized protein (EggNog:ENOG503P1UT), translating into MIPKHCEVCRQPHALLWLQRLLLLHARLSDPRLANPQTHLQANQRQAQGGPNRGDKIRARRGLLPLDDPNVNGVFWRHVHLRPYLQAKFLYGEFLVRSWRRQGVEDSLKQYLDILHRNRPDNQGARGSVPGLFIRFDQDQEAYDLIYWRAQDGPKGLWLGRPLPALSGRQECRRHRACRLVVPLLSPAHARRDPLPNQVSTAPKPQRDHALTGDHTPRQSYPDSPTPTRDEILSVLKGKYQCAGNVVDNQPVVDFYNNESLLVEKMNHLLQQMTQLYYSADKDNKHIWGLITDPTEEAFSARPVTYNPGSWNEAQIAFAHLYPAWAESVAAVPALT; encoded by the coding sequence ATGATACCCAAACACTGCGAGGTCTGCAGACAGCCTCATGCGCTGCTCTGGCTGCAGCGTCTACTACTACTGCACGCGCGACTATCAGACCCTCGACTGGCCAACCCACAAACCCACCTGCAAGCAAATCAGCGCCAAGCCCAAGGGGGTCCAAACCGAGGAGACAAGATTCGTGCTCGCAGGGGGCTGCTCCCATTGGACGACCCCAACGTCAATGGTGTCTTCTGGCGCCATGTCCACCTCCGTCCCTATCTCCAGGCGAAGTTCCTCTATGGCGAATTCCTGGTCCGCTCATGGCGCCGCCAGGGAGTCGAGGACTCGCTGAAGCAGTATCTCGACATTCTCCACCGCAATCGCCCCGATAACCAGGGCGCTCGAGGCTCGGTTCCGGGCTTGTTCATCCGTTTCGACCAGGACCAAGAAGCTTACGATCTCATCTACTGGCGGGCGCAGGACGGCCCAAAAGGGCTTTGGCTGGGCCGACCTCTCCCAGCCCTTTCTGGACGACAAGAATGTCGACGCCACCGGGCCTGTCGTCTTGTGGTGCCCCTGCTTTCTCCAGCTCACGCCCGTCGTGACCCTCTACCTAATCAAGTTTCAACTgctccaaaacctcaaagGGATCATGCGCTTACGGGAGACCACACCCCCCGGCAGTCCTACCCCGACAGTCCTACCCCGACAAGAGACGAGATACTGTCCGTCCTCAAGGGCAAGTACCAGTGCGCAGGCAACGTGGTGGACAACCAACCCGTTGTCGACTTTTACAACAATGAGAGCCTTTTGGTCGAAAAGATGAACCATCTACTCCAGCAGATGACGCAGCTCTACTACTCTGCAGACAAGGACAACAAACACATATGGGGGCTGATAACAGATCCCACCGAGGAGGCCTTTTCAGCTCGCCCGGTAACCTACAACCCCGGATCTTGGAACGAGGCCCAGATAGCCTTTGCGCATTTGTACCCTGCCTGGGCCGAGAGCGTCGCTGCCGTGCCCGCCTTGACATAG